A single genomic interval of Microbacterium hydrocarbonoxydans harbors:
- a CDS encoding LacI family DNA-binding transcriptional regulator: MKSDHVTMRQVAAEAGVGMMTVSYTYTRPDRVAASTRERVLEAAARLGYRGPDPVARSLRRGATRNLGVVFGEHLTYAFEDPQAARFLAGVSSVCVAERLGLTLIPTTGDPDDIERVRESAVDGFVVWTTTADDPVLDAVASTGRPAAVQGGPAREGITLVTADDEAAAYAIASHMLRTARSPLVLSEPTDADRVARLVRGPDPDVPFPVTRNRLAGYRRAVLDSERDWADVPVAIVSRNTRDDARAAVTAALEEFRPDAVIAMSDQLAAGAIDVLGDSTPVSGWDDSELAQTLGFSSVRQSLFDQGAACARVAAGLATDVDPAPWELVIR; this comes from the coding sequence GTGAAGTCAGATCATGTGACGATGCGCCAGGTCGCAGCCGAGGCCGGCGTCGGCATGATGACGGTGAGCTACACGTACACGCGGCCCGACCGCGTCGCGGCGTCGACCCGTGAACGGGTGCTCGAGGCGGCGGCACGACTCGGATACCGGGGGCCGGATCCGGTTGCGAGGTCGTTGCGCCGCGGCGCGACGCGGAACCTCGGAGTGGTCTTCGGCGAGCACCTGACCTACGCATTCGAGGATCCGCAGGCCGCACGATTCCTGGCAGGCGTGTCGAGTGTGTGCGTGGCCGAACGGCTGGGGCTGACGCTCATTCCCACCACTGGTGACCCCGACGACATCGAGCGCGTGCGGGAGTCGGCCGTCGACGGCTTCGTGGTCTGGACCACTACTGCCGACGACCCCGTGCTCGATGCGGTGGCATCGACGGGGCGGCCCGCTGCCGTGCAGGGGGGTCCCGCCAGGGAAGGCATCACCCTCGTGACCGCCGACGATGAGGCGGCCGCGTACGCGATCGCCTCCCACATGCTGCGCACCGCTCGATCGCCGCTGGTGCTGTCCGAGCCGACGGATGCTGATCGCGTGGCCCGACTGGTCCGAGGGCCGGACCCCGACGTGCCCTTCCCCGTCACCCGCAATCGCCTCGCGGGATATCGACGCGCTGTCCTCGACTCGGAGAGGGACTGGGCTGATGTTCCGGTCGCGATCGTCAGCCGCAACACGCGAGACGACGCACGAGCGGCGGTCACTGCAGCGCTCGAGGAGTTCCGACCGGATGCCGTCATCGCGATGAGCGATCAGCTCGCGGCGGGTGCGATCGACGTGCTCGGCGACTCCACGCCGGTCAGCGGATGGGACGACAGCGAGCTGGCACAGACTCTCGGGTTCTCGAGCGTGCGTCAGTCGCTGTTCGATCAGGGCGCGGCGTGCGCTCGTGTCGCCGCGGGACTCGCGACCGACGTGGATCCGGCGCCGTGGGAGCTGGTCATCCGATAG
- a CDS encoding MFS transporter, translating into MRGATSAYLGFAAYGLFWGTWGAALPALRDSAAVDESGLGIALLFVGAGALPAMLLVGRAVDRFGSRIGGILLILLAVSGMTIAAIAHDLLGLIIGMTLVGASSGAADVAINAQAGLVEQRSGRRVITVAHGVFSASVVLGSAGAGGLRSLGFGPEVVFLIAGGALAIAGVVVMMTGDRAHRDPSEAPTHSHVRPLWWIPFVGVGLVGALGFAIENAHQSWSAIFVGDVLGADPAVTALAPATFALFAAVTRFTVGALPRLSPRMLLIGGAALAAAGTLLVSTASTVPMAIGGLALAAIGTAVLYPTLLSEATRDVAPAQRGRATSAMTAISYIGFILGPVYVGLLSAFTGMRGSMVGVAALAVIFAVLAPLLLARRNRASSARLESAGVMRR; encoded by the coding sequence ATGCGAGGAGCAACATCTGCGTACCTGGGCTTCGCCGCCTACGGGCTGTTCTGGGGAACCTGGGGAGCCGCGTTGCCGGCGCTCCGTGATTCCGCTGCCGTCGACGAGTCCGGGCTCGGTATCGCGCTGCTGTTCGTCGGCGCCGGAGCCCTTCCCGCGATGCTGCTGGTCGGGCGGGCCGTCGATCGTTTCGGCAGCCGGATCGGCGGCATCCTGCTGATCCTGTTGGCCGTCTCGGGGATGACGATCGCGGCGATCGCCCACGACCTGCTCGGCCTGATCATCGGGATGACTCTGGTCGGCGCCTCATCGGGAGCAGCCGACGTGGCGATCAATGCTCAGGCGGGCCTCGTCGAGCAGCGTTCAGGACGGAGAGTGATCACGGTTGCCCATGGGGTCTTCTCGGCCTCCGTTGTGCTCGGCAGCGCAGGAGCCGGCGGACTGCGCTCCCTCGGGTTCGGGCCCGAGGTGGTGTTCCTCATCGCCGGCGGCGCGCTCGCGATCGCCGGAGTCGTCGTCATGATGACCGGCGACCGCGCGCATCGCGACCCCTCGGAGGCGCCAACGCACTCTCACGTGAGGCCGCTCTGGTGGATCCCGTTCGTCGGCGTCGGCCTCGTGGGTGCGCTCGGCTTCGCCATCGAGAACGCACACCAGAGCTGGAGCGCCATCTTCGTCGGCGACGTGCTCGGTGCGGATCCCGCCGTGACGGCCCTCGCCCCGGCCACCTTCGCCCTGTTCGCGGCCGTGACCAGGTTCACGGTCGGCGCCCTCCCGCGTCTCTCCCCACGGATGCTGCTGATCGGCGGCGCGGCTCTGGCTGCAGCGGGCACTCTCCTCGTCAGCACGGCGAGCACCGTACCGATGGCGATCGGTGGCCTCGCCCTGGCCGCGATCGGCACAGCCGTGCTCTATCCGACGCTGCTCAGCGAGGCGACCCGCGACGTCGCTCCGGCGCAACGCGGCCGAGCCACCTCGGCGATGACGGCGATCTCGTACATCGGCTTCATCCTCGGACCGGTCTACGTCGGGCTGCTCTCGGCTTTCACCGGGATGCGGGGCTCCATGGTCGGCGTCGCGGCGCTCGCGGTCATCTTCGCGGTGCTCGCGCCGCTGCTGCTCGCTCGGCGGAACCGTGCGTCGAGCGCGCGGCTTGAGTCCGCAGGGGTTATGCGGCGCTGA
- a CDS encoding dihydrofolate reductase family protein: MRPLRYSINVTLDGCVHHEAGVAPDEELMGYWTVEMQRANAVLYGRTTYEMMQSAWRRPESGVWPDWMQEWETPFADALDRIPKHVVSSTLREVDWNAELVQGDLGEAVRQLKQQPGEGLSVGGVTLPLALAALGLIDEYTFVVHPVIAGHGPRLLDGLQESLRLELVSRREFGSGAVAQTYRVL, encoded by the coding sequence ATGAGACCACTGCGCTACTCGATCAACGTCACGCTCGACGGCTGCGTGCATCATGAGGCGGGCGTCGCTCCGGACGAGGAGCTGATGGGGTACTGGACCGTCGAGATGCAGCGGGCGAATGCCGTGCTCTACGGGCGGACGACCTACGAGATGATGCAGTCCGCGTGGCGGCGTCCGGAATCCGGCGTGTGGCCGGACTGGATGCAGGAGTGGGAGACGCCGTTCGCCGATGCTCTCGACCGCATCCCGAAGCACGTCGTCTCGAGCACGCTCAGGGAGGTCGACTGGAATGCAGAGCTGGTCCAGGGCGATCTCGGCGAAGCGGTCCGGCAGCTGAAGCAGCAGCCCGGCGAAGGGCTGTCGGTGGGTGGGGTGACTCTGCCGCTGGCGCTCGCCGCCCTCGGACTGATCGACGAATACACCTTCGTCGTGCATCCGGTCATCGCCGGGCACGGACCCCGGTTGCTCGATGGGCTGCAGGAGAGTCTTCGGCTCGAGTTGGTGAGCCGGCGGGAGTTCGGATCGGGGGCGGTGGCGCAGACGTACCGGGTGCTGTGA